One genomic segment of Oreochromis aureus strain Israel breed Guangdong linkage group 9, ZZ_aureus, whole genome shotgun sequence includes these proteins:
- the LOC116335056 gene encoding uncharacterized protein LOC116335056, with translation MVLGVSAYTHEVFSNFRSLQQAQVQFTDGWVQDLEMHRVEHKTIVRTTVNHSMRLSQKPLQPWVILQSNGDVESAHCTCMAGVAEKCVHVAALLYKVDTTVRLRGNITPTDVKAYWIMPSNIKRVQGVPGHTIDYTTSAARKRALDQSCSAGQSDCSPKPKIRTRTGGSSLQVRTLADLKSLTDLMHENRSGLCAVMEDFCHLYADPVQPRVLPKSLLRIFDPQLKGCQLSVLLQHCERLKHCVVVSKAEAEALEEKTQGAAQM, from the exons atggttcttggagtgagtgcatacactcatgaagtttttagtaacttcaggtcactgcaacaggcCCAGGTGCAGTTCacggacggatgggtacaggacctggAAATGCACCGTGTTGAGCACAAGACCATCGTACGCACAACG GTAAATCACTCCATGCGCCTCAGCCAAAAGCCTCTTCAGCCCTGGGTTATTCTGCAATCTAATGGGGACGTTGAAAGTGCACATTGCACATGCATGGCTGGTGTGGCAGAgaagtgtgtgcatgtagcGGCTCTCCTTTACAAAGTTGACACTACTGTGCGTCTACGAGGTAATATCACGCCGACAGATGTCAAAGCTTACTGGATTATGCCCTCCAACATCAAGAGAGTGCAAGGAGTACCAGGCCACACAATTGACTACACCACCAGTGCAGCAAGAAAAAGGGCACTCGACCAATCATGTAGTGCTGGACAAAGTGACTGTTCTCCTAAACCCAAAATCCGGactcgcactggtggcagctcaCTACAAGTGCGCACACTGGCCGATTTAAAGTCTCTCACAGATCTCATGCATGAAAACCGGTCAGGCCTATGCGCTGTTATGGAGGACTTCTGCCACCTATATGCTGACCCTGTCCAGCCTCGTGTCCTCCCCAAATCACTGCTACGCATCTTTGACCCACAGTTGAAGGGCTGTCAGCTATCTGTCCTTCTGCAGCACTGTGAACGTCTGAAGCACTGTGTCGTTGTCTCAAAGGCTGAGGCAGAGGCACTGGAGGAGAAAACCCAGGGAGCAGCACAAATGTGA